The genomic DNA GCCTTTGATGGCTTCTTCAAGGGCGGCACGGAAATCTTCGCGGTTCATCAGTTCGGCCATGACGGGGCTCCTGGTTGGCGATGTGGGGCGATTCGGTGGGTTGAATGCCGGGCCCGGGTCGCAGAGAGATCGGCCTCGGCATATTTGTATACTATATACAGTCAATCAGCGACGACAAGGGTTGTGTTGACTAATCACATCAGTGTTTACCCGGCGCTGGAGCGATCGGCGCTGCTCACGCGGCGCGGCGCTCCACCCCGCCGGCGATGCGCGACCAGGCGAGGCCGGCCAGCGCCACGTCTTCCAGGCCCACGCCGACCGACTTGTAGATCACGATGTCCTCGTCGCACTGCCTTGGCGACACCTTGCCGAGCACGACGTCGGCCAGTTCGACGATCTTTTCGGCTGGCAGCGCCTGCGGATCGGCCAGCACGATATCGCCGGCCTCGCGGATCGACTGCGGCCGCCACTCCACCACTACCGCGGCGGCGCGGCGCAGCGCGGCGTCATCCAGTTCGCGCGTGTGCGGCAAGCTGGAGCCGATGGCGGCCACGAAGGCGCCCGGCCGGATCGACGCGCCGGCGAACAGCGGCGTGGTCGCGCGCGAGGCCGTGACGATGACGTCGGCCTCGGCCACCGCGGCAGCGGGCTCGGCCACCACAACCGGGATGCCGCACTGCGCCGACAGCCGCGCAGGCATGCCGGCGTCCGCATGCGGATCGGACACCAGGATGCGTTCCAGCCCCAGCGTGGCGCTGAGCTGGCGCGCGTGCTGCGCGCCCTGCGTGCCGGCGCCGAACAACGCCAGCGTGCGCGCACCGGGACGCGCCAGCCTCTGCGCGGCCAGCGTGGTGCACGCCGCCGTGCGCAGGCGCGTAATGGCGCCGGCGTCGAATGAAGCCAGCGGGCGGCCGTCGTCGGTCGAGAAGATCAGGATGACAAAGGAGAACTGGCCGTTGATGGTGGTGTAGACCTTGGCCCCGGCCACGCCCTGCCGGGGGATCACCGCCCCCAGCGTGGACAGCTTGACGCCGCCGGCCTCGGTGCGGATACGCTCCTGCATCGCGGCTTCGCCACGCCCGAAGCTGGAAAACGCCGCCTCCATGACCTGCCGGGCATCTTCCGGGGTGACGTGGGCATCGATCATCGCGTCTGTGATGTGCTGCATGGGAACTCCGCTGGTTGGGTTGATCTGGAAAGCGAAAGAATCAGAGGCGCCGCGGGCGCGGCGTTATCAGGCAAGGGCCGCGCGGCCGAGCACGCCCAGCGCGCCGGCCGCGCACAGGCCCAGCAGCAAGCGGCGCACCGCGGTGGGCGACACGCGCCCGCGCAGCCGGTTCGATAGCGCGAAGCCGGCCAGCAGGAATGGCGCAAGCACCAGCGCCAGCACCAGCTGCGGCAGGCCGAAGCGCCCCGCCAGCGCCAGCATGGCGAGCGACAGCACGGCGCCGCCGGACAGGATGCAGCCCATGGTCGCGCGCATCGGCGCGGGCGCCATATGCTGCATGACCAGCGCGAACGGCGGCGCGCCGGCCGAAGTGATGGTCCCCATGAAGCCGGACAGGGTGCCCGCGACGACCACGTTGCGCGCGCCAGGCAGCAGGCGCCAGCCCAGCAGGCTCAACGCCACGGCGGCGAGGATAGACAGCGAGAACAGCACCGCCAGCGGTCCTGGCGCCAGCCATGCGATGGTCAGCACCGCCGCGGCCCCGCCGAGGGCGCGGCCTGCCAGCGCAAAGCCGGCGATGTCCCAGACGATGGCCTCGCGCTCGCGCAAGGCGCCCATCAGCGACAGGCAGCAGCCCATCGCCAGCAGCGGCCCCGGCACCAGGTCCGGGAAGAAGATCGCGCCCAGTGGCGCCGACAGCATGGCAAAGCCGATCCCACCCACACCCTGCAGGCAGGCGCCCGCCAGGGTGAGCGCCCCCATCGACAGGTAGTCCGGGACGGACAGGCCGGCGGGCAGCAGCGAAAGCAATGTGTCGGTCATGGCGGAAGGCAAGGTGGCGAGGCCTGGTTGACGGACGGCCGGGCTGGCTTGGAGCACGGTCCGGGCCTGCGGGCACGCGTCCTGCACATCTCGCCTCGCTTGTCAGGCCAGACTCTATTTAACGGTATACAGTCTACATATCGATGTGATGCCGAGCAACCGGATTGGACCGTCATGCACCATCGAAAGGAGAGCGAATCAGGCCAATTCCCAATAAATGTGCGGTCTTGAGCGAATCTGCACCGCCTTCGTCTAGGCGTAATTCCGGATGAGAAATCGCTTGGCGCGGCAACACGCTGGAATATAGTATACCGAAACGGATACCAGCGCAGTCAGATGGATCCGCCCCCCACAAACCCCTCCGCCCCCAGGGAGTCTTCATGTCACAACAAGTCGTGATCGGTGCCGCGCACTGGATCTATCTGTCAGGGGTAGCAGTCATCGTGCTGACGATGATCCTGCGCGCCAATGTTGTCGTCCCGTCGATCGTCGGCACCGCCCTGGTCGTCTTTGCGCTGACCGGCAGCCCGGTGTCAGCGCTGGGCGGGGTGTTTTCCGCGAGCCTGGTTGCCGCCAAGGAGCTGTTCAATATCTTCCTGGTGATCGCCTTCATGACGGCGCTGCTCAATGCGCTCAAGACGCTGCGCTCCGACATACGCATGGTCGAGCCCTTCCGCGTGGTGATGAAGAACGGGCATTCGGCCTTCTTCATCCTGGCGGGCATCACCTACGTCATCTCGCTGTTCTTCTGGCCGACGCCGGCCGTGCCGCTGGTCTCGGCCATCCTGCTGCCGGCCGCGATCGCGGCGGGGCTGCCGCCGCTGGCGGGCGCGATGGCGATTGCCATTGCCGGGCAAGGCATGGCGTTGTCGTCGGACTACGTGATCGGCGTCGCGCCGGGCATCAGCGCCAAGGCCGCCGGTGCGGCGGTCAGCGCCGCCGTGGTGGCCGACCGCGCGCTGGCGCTGTCGATCATCACCGGCAGCATTGCGCTGTGCCTGGCCTACCTGTCGATGCGCAAGCACATCGTGCCGGCCTGCGGCACCCTGCTCGACCGCTGGCAGGCGCAGGCCGGCGGCACCGCCGAGGCGATCGACGGCGGCATCACCTTCGACAAGGCCGAGATCGCCAAAGGCACCGCGCACACCGAACCGCTCGCCACCGACAGCAATATCGAGGCAAGCCTGTCGATGGTCGCCAGGCGCCGGGTGAAGTGGTCGAAGTGCTTCGCCATCGTGACGCCGGTTGCTTTCCTCGCAGTGGTCGCCGTGATGGTGCTGCCCAAGCTCGGCGCGGGGGTGCAGGATCTCAAGGGCGGCGACGCGGCCGCGCTGGTCGGCGGCGTCGCGGCGGTGCTGATGATGCTGGCGACGCTGGCGGCCGAAGGCCCGCGCCGCATGCTCGACGTCTGCCCGGAGCACATCACCGATGGCTTTGTCTTTGCCTTCAAGGCGATGGGCTCGGTGCTGCCGATTGCCGGCTTCTTCTTCGTCGGCGCCGGCGAGACCGCCGCGCAGATCCTCGGCCTGCCGCCGGGCAAGGCACCGAGCCTGCTGTTCGAGCTGATCCAGGCCTACCAGCACATGATTCCGGACCACCACGTGCTGGTCGCCTTCGGCGTGCTGCTGGTCGGCATGATCACCGGCATCGACGGCTCCGGTTTCGCGGGCCTGCCGCTGACCGGCACGCTGGCGGGCGCGCTCGGGCCAGTGGTCGGCTTCGACCCGGCCACGCTCGCCGCAGTGGGCCAGATGGGCGCGGTCTGGACCGGCGGCGGCACGCTGGTGGCTTGGTCATCCTTGATCGCGGTGGCAGGCTTCGCCCGGGTGCCGGTGCTGGAAGCGGTGCGTGCGCTGCTGATCCCGGTGCTGATCGGGCTGGGCTGCTCCACCGTGGCGGCAATGGTGTTGTGGTCGTAGGCGCCCGCAAGCATCGCTACCGAAGCCATTTCCCTGACTTTCCCCAGACCTGACGATGCCCAAAGTCACCTTCCACAAGCTCGGCGAGACCTTTGTCGACGAGGTCAAGCCCCAGACCAACCTGGTTGTCCGCGCCGGCATCCGGCAGTTCCCCTACCCCAACCTGCGCTACGAGTGCGGCATGGGCAAATGCTCCAAGTGCGCCTGCCGCGTGCTCGCCGGGGCCGAGCACCTGCCGCCGCCCAACTGGAAGGAAAAGAAGCAGCTCGGCGACCGGCTGGAGCAGGGATACCGGCTGGCGTGCCAGCTGTGGATCGAACATGACATCGAGCTGGCGCAGGATGATCTGCCGGCGCCCGCCGCGCTCGCCACGGCAAGCGCCGGAGCCTGACATGTTCGTGCTGCTCACCAGCCGCCCCGGCCAGTTCCGCACCGAACCGACCGACGGCATGACCGCGGTCGAGGCGTACGACTATGTCTTCTACGGCAAGCGCACCGCTCGCTTCGTCATTGCCGAGCTGGCGGCCGATACAGCCGATACCAAGGTACGGGTGCAGGAGGAAACCCCGCCCGGCATCGTCAACCTGGTATCGACCAAGTTCCTCGACAAGTACGCCACGCTGGAGGCCGCCCGCGCCGCGCTGCGCGAGCTGGCCAGCTTCGGCAGCATGGACATCGCCCTCGTGCCCACGCCGGTCGCCGTGGGGGGCGGTCCTGAAGCCTCACGCCCGCACGCTACGCATTCATCGCCATGATCCAGATCACCTTCCTCACCAACCACGGCAAGACGGTCAGCGCGCCGGTCAACAGCAACCTGCTGCGCGTGTCGCTGCGCGAACAGGGCGGCATCCCCTTCAAGTGCGGCGGCGGCCTGTGCGGCACCTGCAAGTGCCGCATCGACAAGGGCCGCGAACATACCGACGCGGTCAAGCCGAAGGAAAAGAAACTGCTGACGGACGACGAACTCGCAGCGGGCTTCCGGCTGGCTTGCCAGACGTTCATCGAGGGCGATATCGCGGTGTCATGGCAGCCCCGGGAGGCAGTGCGCGCCTGAGTTCGGCACTGCACTGCAGCCCTTGCCGCGCGCGGCACTCAGCGCCGCCGCGCGGCGATCAAGCCCGCCACCTCATCCAGCATCGCCATATCCACCGGCTGCGACAGGTCCAGCGCCAGCGTGTGCCGGTAATACGGGCTGAGATCCAGCCCGACCCCCAGCCCCAGCACTTCCACGTCGCGCAACGCCTCGTGCCGCGCCACCACGGCCTTGAGGTGGTTGTCGAGATAGCAGGCATCGTTGGCCAGCCCGGTGGCGGTATCCATCGGGCTGCCATCGGACACCACCAGCAGGATGCGGCGAGTCTTGCCGGTGGCGTGCAGCCGCGCGCAGGCCCATTCCACCGCCTCGCCATCCACGCCTTCGCGGAACAGGTCGGCCTTGAGCAAGGCGGTCATGTCGGTGCGCGCACGGCGCCAGCTGCGCGCGGCGTCCTTGAACACCATGTGACAGGTTTCGTTGAGCCGGCCAGGGTGCGCCGGCCGACCGCGCGCGAGCCAGTCGGAGCGGGCGCGACCGCCGTTCCAGGCGTTCGTGGTGAAGCCCAGCACCTCGGTGGCCACGCCGGCCTGGTCGAGGGCGCGCGCGAGCAGGTCGAGCAGCAATGTCAGCGACTCCGCCCGTGCCTTCATCGATCCCGAGCAGTCCACCAGGAAACCCACCACGCAATCCGCATGCGCCTTGTACGCTTCGCGGCGGAACAGGCGCCGCTCGGCGGGCGAGCTGACCAGCTGCGCCAGCCGGCGTCCGTCGATGCGGCCGCTTTCCTCGCCGAAGGACCAGCCATCGACGCGCGGCTGCGCCAGCGCGGCGCGCAGCTTGCGGGCCAGCCGCGCCACGTTGACGCCGGCGCGCGCGATGCGCGCGTCGAGCCGCGTGCGGTACTCGTCGAGCAAGGCACGGCGCACCAGCGTGGCGGCGCGCACTTCGCGGTCGTAGCGGGTGGTGAAGATGCGGTAGCCATCGGCAGCGTCGGCCAGCACGCGGCTGTGGCCGCTGTCGGCGAGCGCGAAGGCTTCGGCCGCCGGCTCGTCGAAATCGAGCCACAGCGCAAAGCCCGCGCGTGCCGATGAAACGGCGTTGCCGTCATCCTCGCCTGCACGCGGCGCTTCGTTGCGGACCATGTCCGCGACGGCACGTGCCAGCGCCAGCGCATGCACGGCAAACGCGGACTGGTCGTGGCGCTGCGCGCGCAACCCGGCCAGCGCCGTGCCCAGCACGGGAACGATGGCGGCGCGCGTGGCCTCGATCAGGTCTTCGGTGTCTTCCAGCACCGGTTCGCCGCTCAGCCGTGACCACGCCACCTGCGCCACGGTATAGAGCAGGATGCCGAGATGGCCTTCGGTCAGTCCCGAGCGATGGAACGCGCGCGACCACGCCATGAAGCGATGCCGCAGATTCGCTGCCACGCCGGCCATGCCGCGCGGCAGGTGGGTTTCGCAGCGCAGTTGCTCGAGCAGCTCGAAGACCAGGCGCTCGACCGGGTCGGCGGGACAGAAGCTGTGGTGCAGAGCGGCGTCGGAATGCGCCTGCCGCAGCGCGGCGCCGTCGGCGGCGCCGCGCAGGCAGACCGCCGTGTCGGTGTCCGGATCGGTGCGCAGGTGCGGCGCATGCTGCGGCACCGGCCGCATCGCACGCCAGAGCCGGCCATCGCGGAAATGCAGCGCCGCGTCGCCGGTCAGCGCGCGCACGGCGGCGCCGGAGAGCTCGTCCTGGCGCTGGCGCCGGCGCAGCTGCAAGGCCGACGCCGTGCTCATGGCGCGGACTCCGATGCGGCCGCGACCGTCGCCGTGTCGCCGGGCAGCTGCCCGAAGCAGCGCTGGTAATACTCGGCCACGACCGGCCGCTCGGCCTCGTCACACTTGTTCAGGAAGGTCAGCCGGAACGCCAGGCCCGGATCGCGGAAGATCTGGCAGTTCTCGGCCCAGCTGATCACGGTGCGCGGCGACATCAGCGCCGACAGGTCGCCCGCCGCAAACCCGCGCCGCGTCAGCCCCGCCATGGCCACCATGGCGTCGACCAGCGCGCGGCCGGCGTCGTTGTCCAGTTCGGGCACGCGCGCCAGCACGATGCCCGCCTCTTCCTCATGCGGCAGGTAATCCAGCGTGGCGACCACGTTCCAGCGGTCGATCTGCGCATGATTGAGCAACTGGGTGCCGTGATAGAGCCCGTTGACGTTGCCGAGCCCCACGGTATTCGACGTGGCAAACAGGCGGAATGACGGATGCGGCCGGATCACCCGGTTCTGGTCGAGCAGCGTGAACTTGCCGTCGCGCTCCAGGATGCGCTGGATCACGAACATCACGTCGGGCCGGCCCGCGTCGTATTCATCGAAGATCAGCGCCACCGGCCGCTGCAGCGCCCACGGCACGATGCCTTCCTGGAATTCGGTCACCTGGCGCCCGTCGCGCACGACGATGGCGTCCTTGCCGACCAGGTCGAGCCGGCTGATATGCCCATCCAGGTTGACGCGCACGCACGGCCAGTTGAGCCGCGCCGCCACCTGCTCGATATGGGTCGACTTGCCGCTGCCATGCAGCCCCTGCACCATCACGCGCCGGTCGCGCATGAAGCCGGACAGGATCGCCAGCGTCACCTCCGGCTGGAAGCGGTAGGCCGGGTCGATCTCCGGCACGTGGTCGTCGCGCTGGCCGCACTCACTGAAGGCCGGCACCATCAGTCCGGAATCGATGCCGAACACCTCGCGGACCGGAATCATCCGGTCCGGCTTGCCATACTGCTCTTGCGTCACCTCATGCTCCTCGTTGGTCGCCATGCCTTTTTTCATATTGGCACCGCGACCAGCGGGGCAACCCGCGTGACGCCGTGCGCGCTATTCGTCCTCTTCGGCGCTTTCGGCGCTTTCCGCGCCGCCTTGCCAGCTGCTGGCGCTGTCGGCCTCGATCGCCGCCAGCGCGCTGGCCGCGCGCTGCAGCGCGGGCAGCAACTGCACCACCTTGTCGCGCGCCACGCGCATGACCGGGGCCTGCAGCGCAAGCCCGAGGTTGGACTTGCCGCCGTCCGCGGCCGGCACCAGCACGCCGATGCAGACCAGCCCCGGCAGGAATTCCTCGTCATCCAGCGCGTAGCCGTCGCGCTTCACGCGCTCCAGCTCCGCTTCCAGCTGCGCGTGGTCGGTCAGCGTGTTCTGCGTGTAGCGCTCCAGCTCCGCATGCGCCAGCAGCCGCTGCCGCTGTGCCGGCGCCAGCTGCGCCAGGAACAGCTTGCCGGTGGCCGAGCAGTGCGCCGGCACGCGCGAGCCCGGATGCAGGTAGAAGCGCAGCGGCGCCGCGGTTTCCACACGGTCCAGGTACAGCACCTCGCCGCCCGAGAACGCGGTCAGGTTGCAGCTCTCGCCCACCTCTTCCACCAGCCGCCGCAGCACCATGTGGCGCGCGCCGTGCGAGGTGCTGTTGAGCAACAGGTTCTCCGCCAGCCGGCGCAGCCGCAGGCCGGTGCCGTATTGCCGCCCGTCGCCGTTGCGCTGGATCAGCCCCGCTGCCTCGAGCTGCTGCAGCATGCGGTGCAGCGTGGGCTTGGGCAGGCCGGTTTCTTCCACCAGCGCCTGCAGGTTGAAGGACTGGTCCTTCTCCGCGATGACTTCGAGCAGGCCGAACAAACGCAGTGCCGGCGTGTCTCCGTCGGGCTTGGCGTCACTTTTGGCGAAGCGCATATCGTTCATGCCTGGCTCCATCATAGGTAAGTTTCATTTTCAGAGTCAAATCATATCAATTATCGAAACTTCTGGTTGACCTTCCGCCGAGGAGGGCCTACATTTCGGTGAAACAATAGTTTTTCGGAACAACTAGTTCCGGATTTTTAAGCAGACACCGGAGACTAGTCGACATGGACGGATAAGCATCCCGCACCCGGGATTGCACACACTGAACCGACCACGGCCCCGGCTGGCGTTTCCCGCGCCGCCACCTATACAGAAGAGAAGCCGTGGCGCCTGCCAAAAACGCTGGTCTGGCTGCAAGTAGCACCGGCAGCACGCGCAGCACAGGAGACACACCATGATCCAACAACCCCAGTCTGGCAACGGACTATCCCACGGCCTCAAGCAACGCCACATGACCATGATCGCGCTCGGCGGCGTGATCGGCGCCGGCCTGTTCGTCGGCAGCGGCGTCGTCATCAAGTCGGCCGGCCCCGGCGCGGTCCTTTCCTTCCTGATCACCGGCCTGCTGGTCGTGCTGGTCATGCGCATGCTGGGCGAGATGGCGTGCGCCCTGCCCGGCACCGGCGGCTTCTACGAGTATGCGCGCGAAGCCTGGCGCGACCGCCCCGCGGTGGGCAACCTTTCCGGCTTCCTGACCGGCTGGATGTACTGGTACTTCTGGGTCATCGTGGTGGCGCTCGAAGCCGTTGCCGGCGCTGATCTGGTGCGCTACTGGCTGCCGGACGTGCCTAACTGGATCATCAGCCTGGTGCTGCTGGTGATGCTGACGTTGACCAACCTGGTGTCGGTCAAGTCGTTCGGCGAGTTCGAGTTCTGGTTCGCCTCGATCAAGGTCGCGGCAATCATCGTGTTCCTGTTCGTCGCCGGCGTGTACGTGCTGGGCCTGGCTCCCGGCGCCCACGGCATGCAGGTGGCCAACCTGACCGCCAATGGCGGCTTCATGCCCAACGGCATCGTGCCGGTGCTGACCGGCGCGGTCGCGGCCACCGGCTTCTACTTCGGCGCCGAGATCGTCACCATCGCCGCCGCCGAGACCGCCGAGCCGCAGAAGGCCGTGGCCAAGGCCACCAGCTCGGTGATCACGCGCGTGCTGGTGTTCTATGTCGGCTCGATCCTGCTGGTGGTCTGCCTGGTGCCGTGGAACTCCACCAGCATCGCCACCCCGTACGTCAGCGCGCTGAACGTGATGGGCGTGCCGGCGGCCGCGCAGATCATGAACGCGATCGTGCTGACCGCGGTGCTGTCGGCGCTCAACTCGGGCCTGTACGCCTCGTCGCGCATGCTGTTTGCACTGACCCGCCGTGGCGACGCGCCGCAGTCGCTGGCCCGCGTCAGCCGCAACGGCGTGCCGGTGCGCGCGATCCTGGTGGCGACGCTGTTCGGCTACGGCGCGGTGGTGATGTCCTATGTCTCGCCCGATACGGTATTCGCCTTCCTGGTGAATTCGTATGGCACGGTGGCGATCTTCGTCTACATCCTGATCGCGATCTCGCAGCTGCGCCTGCGTTCGCGGCTGGAGCGCGAGGCGCCTGACCAGCTGCGCGTGCGCATGTGGTGCTATCCGTACCTCACCTATCTGGCGATCGTCGGCATGCTCGGCATCGTGGTGGCGATGGCCTTCATTCCCGACCAGCGCACGCCCCTGGCGCTGGGCGTGGTGAGCCTGGCGATCCTGCTGCTGGCCTACGCGGCGCGCCAGTTGTTTCGGCGTGGCGTGGAGCCTGTAGTGCCGCTGGCGGAACTGCCGCGCCGCGACCTGCGCAAGTATTGAAGCGCCCAAGCGCCGATGACTGGCATCGAGATGCCAGAAGCAACTGAACCATGACTGACGGGGCGCGCCGGTGCGGTATGCTGGCGCGCTTCGCCGTTCAGGAAACGCCCTCCCTGCCCCATGAGCCTGAAGTCTCCCACCACCCTCTGGTCGCAGCTGTTCCAGCAGCACGTGCATTCGGGCCTGAGCCTGCAGGGCAAGATCCGGCAGATGCTGGTCTCGGCCATCCTCGACGAGCAGCTGCCGCAAGGTGAGCCGCTGCCCAGCAGCCGCGAGCTGTCGGCGCAGCTGCGGGTGGCGCGCAACACGGTGGTGCTGGCCTACCAGCAGCTGGTCGACGAAGGCTACCTGGTCGCGCGCGAGCGCAGCGGCTACTTCGTCAATCCCGAGATCCTCGGCACCCGCGTCAGCGGCGTTGCCTCGCTGCGCG from Cupriavidus taiwanensis includes the following:
- a CDS encoding ornithine cyclodeaminase family protein translates to MQHITDAMIDAHVTPEDARQVMEAAFSSFGRGEAAMQERIRTEAGGVKLSTLGAVIPRQGVAGAKVYTTINGQFSFVILIFSTDDGRPLASFDAGAITRLRTAACTTLAAQRLARPGARTLALFGAGTQGAQHARQLSATLGLERILVSDPHADAGMPARLSAQCGIPVVVAEPAAAVAEADVIVTASRATTPLFAGASIRPGAFVAAIGSSLPHTRELDDAALRRAAAVVVEWRPQSIREAGDIVLADPQALPAEKIVELADVVLGKVSPRQCDEDIVIYKSVGVGLEDVALAGLAWSRIAGGVERRAA
- a CDS encoding cobaltochelatase CobT-related protein, encoding MSTASALQLRRRQRQDELSGAAVRALTGDAALHFRDGRLWRAMRPVPQHAPHLRTDPDTDTAVCLRGAADGAALRQAHSDAALHHSFCPADPVERLVFELLEQLRCETHLPRGMAGVAANLRHRFMAWSRAFHRSGLTEGHLGILLYTVAQVAWSRLSGEPVLEDTEDLIEATRAAIVPVLGTALAGLRAQRHDQSAFAVHALALARAVADMVRNEAPRAGEDDGNAVSSARAGFALWLDFDEPAAEAFALADSGHSRVLADAADGYRIFTTRYDREVRAATLVRRALLDEYRTRLDARIARAGVNVARLARKLRAALAQPRVDGWSFGEESGRIDGRRLAQLVSSPAERRLFRREAYKAHADCVVGFLVDCSGSMKARAESLTLLLDLLARALDQAGVATEVLGFTTNAWNGGRARSDWLARGRPAHPGRLNETCHMVFKDAARSWRRARTDMTALLKADLFREGVDGEAVEWACARLHATGKTRRILLVVSDGSPMDTATGLANDACYLDNHLKAVVARHEALRDVEVLGLGVGLDLSPYYRHTLALDLSQPVDMAMLDEVAGLIAARRR
- a CDS encoding 2Fe-2S iron-sulfur cluster-binding protein, whose protein sequence is MIQITFLTNHGKTVSAPVNSNLLRVSLREQGGIPFKCGGGLCGTCKCRIDKGREHTDAVKPKEKKLLTDDELAAGFRLACQTFIEGDIAVSWQPREAVRA
- a CDS encoding IclR family transcriptional regulator, yielding MNDMRFAKSDAKPDGDTPALRLFGLLEVIAEKDQSFNLQALVEETGLPKPTLHRMLQQLEAAGLIQRNGDGRQYGTGLRLRRLAENLLLNSTSHGARHMVLRRLVEEVGESCNLTAFSGGEVLYLDRVETAAPLRFYLHPGSRVPAHCSATGKLFLAQLAPAQRQRLLAHAELERYTQNTLTDHAQLEAELERVKRDGYALDDEEFLPGLVCIGVLVPAADGGKSNLGLALQAPVMRVARDKVVQLLPALQRAASALAAIEADSASSWQGGAESAESAEEDE
- a CDS encoding ferredoxin, whose protein sequence is MFVLLTSRPGQFRTEPTDGMTAVEAYDYVFYGKRTARFVIAELAADTADTKVRVQEETPPGIVNLVSTKFLDKYATLEAARAALRELASFGSMDIALVPTPVAVGGGPEASRPHATHSSP
- a CDS encoding amino acid permease, with amino-acid sequence MIQQPQSGNGLSHGLKQRHMTMIALGGVIGAGLFVGSGVVIKSAGPGAVLSFLITGLLVVLVMRMLGEMACALPGTGGFYEYAREAWRDRPAVGNLSGFLTGWMYWYFWVIVVALEAVAGADLVRYWLPDVPNWIISLVLLVMLTLTNLVSVKSFGEFEFWFASIKVAAIIVFLFVAGVYVLGLAPGAHGMQVANLTANGGFMPNGIVPVLTGAVAATGFYFGAEIVTIAAAETAEPQKAVAKATSSVITRVLVFYVGSILLVVCLVPWNSTSIATPYVSALNVMGVPAAAQIMNAIVLTAVLSALNSGLYASSRMLFALTRRGDAPQSLARVSRNGVPVRAILVATLFGYGAVVMSYVSPDTVFAFLVNSYGTVAIFVYILIAISQLRLRSRLEREAPDQLRVRMWCYPYLTYLAIVGMLGIVVAMAFIPDQRTPLALGVVSLAILLLAYAARQLFRRGVEPVVPLAELPRRDLRKY
- a CDS encoding sulfite exporter TauE/SafE family protein yields the protein MTDTLLSLLPAGLSVPDYLSMGALTLAGACLQGVGGIGFAMLSAPLGAIFFPDLVPGPLLAMGCCLSLMGALREREAIVWDIAGFALAGRALGGAAAVLTIAWLAPGPLAVLFSLSILAAVALSLLGWRLLPGARNVVVAGTLSGFMGTITSAGAPPFALVMQHMAPAPMRATMGCILSGGAVLSLAMLALAGRFGLPQLVLALVLAPFLLAGFALSNRLRGRVSPTAVRRLLLGLCAAGALGVLGRAALA
- a CDS encoding AAA family ATPase codes for the protein MATNEEHEVTQEQYGKPDRMIPVREVFGIDSGLMVPAFSECGQRDDHVPEIDPAYRFQPEVTLAILSGFMRDRRVMVQGLHGSGKSTHIEQVAARLNWPCVRVNLDGHISRLDLVGKDAIVVRDGRQVTEFQEGIVPWALQRPVALIFDEYDAGRPDVMFVIQRILERDGKFTLLDQNRVIRPHPSFRLFATSNTVGLGNVNGLYHGTQLLNHAQIDRWNVVATLDYLPHEEEAGIVLARVPELDNDAGRALVDAMVAMAGLTRRGFAAGDLSALMSPRTVISWAENCQIFRDPGLAFRLTFLNKCDEAERPVVAEYYQRCFGQLPGDTATVAAASESAP
- a CDS encoding 2Fe-2S iron-sulfur cluster-binding protein is translated as MPKVTFHKLGETFVDEVKPQTNLVVRAGIRQFPYPNLRYECGMGKCSKCACRVLAGAEHLPPPNWKEKKQLGDRLEQGYRLACQLWIEHDIELAQDDLPAPAALATASAGA